A part of Planococcus sp. MB-3u-03 genomic DNA contains:
- a CDS encoding ATP-binding cassette domain-containing protein, whose product MIPWIELTQVNKQIEDFRLGPVSLAIEPGTITALVGNNGSGKSSLLKLIMNLANMDGGDIQVFGKPVGGEDESWKRHVTFLPQASVGWNAYTGNDLKKLIAPLYAKWDDVLFEHMIHLLDIPLDKRFGKLSPGMQQKLSLSLALPRHTDILILDEPTASLDIPSKNLVMDLLVDWMEREDRAIILTTHQPESLRKLADYLFLMKDGQAIGHYEKDQLVSGFRRYWLTEMPADVVPGERSRSGRQLVSDNLDGTEKYCAEHGIGIVDDKALELEEIISLLLA is encoded by the coding sequence ATGATTCCATGGATTGAATTAACGCAAGTCAACAAGCAAATCGAGGACTTCCGGCTCGGCCCGGTCAGTCTGGCTATTGAACCTGGCACGATCACCGCACTTGTAGGGAATAACGGTTCGGGCAAAAGCTCCTTGCTGAAGTTAATTATGAATCTTGCCAATATGGATGGAGGCGACATCCAAGTTTTCGGTAAACCGGTGGGTGGGGAAGACGAAAGTTGGAAAAGGCATGTCACTTTCCTGCCGCAAGCTTCCGTTGGCTGGAATGCTTATACAGGCAATGACTTGAAAAAATTGATTGCACCGCTCTATGCGAAATGGGATGACGTTCTTTTTGAACATATGATACATCTCTTGGACATCCCGCTGGACAAGCGCTTCGGCAAACTATCACCGGGCATGCAGCAAAAGTTAAGTTTGTCGCTGGCCTTGCCGCGCCATACGGATATTCTTATTCTGGACGAACCGACCGCTTCCTTGGACATTCCTTCTAAGAATTTGGTGATGGATTTATTGGTCGACTGGATGGAACGGGAAGACCGGGCGATCATTTTGACAACCCATCAGCCCGAAAGCCTCCGCAAGCTGGCGGACTATTTGTTTTTGATGAAAGATGGGCAGGCAATCGGCCATTACGAAAAAGACCAGCTCGTCAGTGGATTTCGCCGCTACTGGCTGACGGAAATGCCTGCTGACGTGGTGCCTGGAGAACGGTCGCGCTCGGGCCGGCAACTTGTATCTGATAATTTAGATGGCACAGAAAAATACTGTGCGGAACACGGGATCGGGATTGTAGACGACAAAGCGTTGGAACTGGAAGAAATTATTAGCCTGTTATTAGCATGA
- a CDS encoding GntR family transcriptional regulator: MLPIRLSKDSREPIYHQIEKQLKALIAGGHLLAGSPLPSIRALSKDLEISVITIRRAYQDLEAQGFIQTLHGKGTFVAEIQHTTKQQVMTASVEKEFEQAIRNAMDYDYTADDIKRVFEETLSKLKEGK, from the coding sequence GTGCTGCCGATACGTTTATCCAAAGATTCTCGTGAACCGATTTATCACCAAATAGAAAAGCAGCTAAAAGCCTTGATTGCAGGAGGACATTTGCTTGCGGGTTCGCCGCTTCCATCAATCCGTGCATTATCGAAAGACTTGGAAATCAGCGTCATCACGATACGCCGCGCTTATCAGGATCTGGAAGCGCAAGGCTTTATCCAGACACTTCACGGAAAAGGGACCTTTGTCGCAGAAATACAACATACGACCAAGCAGCAAGTGATGACGGCTTCGGTTGAAAAGGAATTTGAACAGGCCATCCGCAACGCGATGGATTATGACTATACAGCCGATGACATCAAGCGCGTTTTTGAAGAGACATTGAGCAAGCTGAAGGAGGGGAAATAA
- a CDS encoding biotin transporter BioY — translation MAHSNKKLRMMIVTALFAAIIGILAQVTIPLPLVPITGQTLAIGLAATILGARYGTLSILVYLAIGAAGIPVFAQMSGGLGSLFGPTGGYLFGFIPTAFVIGYYLEKMGFTLMNAIIANILGMFVALGFGTVWLKVFAELSWTGAFMGGFAPFILVGVIKAVLAAWIGISVRSRLASAKLLHGLEARNHSSL, via the coding sequence ATGGCACACTCAAACAAAAAATTGCGGATGATGATCGTGACAGCTTTGTTCGCCGCCATTATCGGCATACTCGCTCAAGTCACCATTCCTTTGCCGCTCGTGCCGATTACCGGGCAGACTTTGGCAATTGGGCTTGCCGCCACGATTTTGGGCGCACGCTATGGCACATTGTCCATCTTGGTGTATCTCGCAATCGGCGCTGCCGGAATCCCGGTATTCGCCCAAATGTCAGGAGGCTTGGGCAGTTTGTTCGGGCCGACGGGCGGCTATTTATTCGGGTTCATCCCGACCGCTTTCGTCATCGGCTATTATCTCGAGAAGATGGGCTTTACGCTTATGAACGCTATCATCGCCAACATCCTCGGCATGTTTGTCGCACTCGGCTTTGGAACAGTTTGGCTGAAGGTCTTTGCGGAACTTTCCTGGACCGGCGCCTTTATGGGCGGGTTCGCGCCGTTCATTCTCGTCGGCGTCATCAAGGCCGTGCTCGCTGCATGGATCGGCATATCGGTGCGAAGCCGATTGGCATCGGCGAAGCTATTGCACGGTTTGGAAGCACGGAATCATTCTTCACTATAA
- a CDS encoding ABC transporter permease encodes MVMMLPFSPFLFIGPVFSDPSGIWAQIGSYIPFTAPGVLIMRLSLLEQWPWVEIIIATAILAISVWVFMKLAGKIFKIGILMYGKMRHQEKSGSGSELD; translated from the coding sequence ATGGTCATGATGCTCCCGTTCAGCCCATTTCTGTTCATTGGCCCGGTCTTCAGCGATCCAAGCGGCATTTGGGCACAAATCGGAAGCTATATTCCGTTCACCGCACCCGGTGTCCTTATTATGCGCTTGTCGTTGCTGGAACAATGGCCGTGGGTGGAAATCATAATCGCCACTGCGATTTTGGCCATCAGCGTGTGGGTCTTCATGAAACTCGCCGGCAAGATCTTCAAGATCGGCATCCTGATGTACGGAAAAATGCGACACCAGGAGAAATCTGGAAGTGGGTCAGAACTTGATTAG
- a CDS encoding bifunctional transcriptional activator/DNA repair enzyme AdaA yields MEMEAKFTFDEMWEKILDCDRKYDGLFFTCVKTTKIYCRPSCRSRKLKKRNVEFCFSIEEAETRGFRACKRCQPEIEQSPYVEFTQQVIAFLMDHYQQKIGLEEVAAHVGMSPSYVDRLFKQEMDETPRCYLEKIRIDKAAYLLANTDKTNLEICLETGFQSTSHFYKVFRDLKQQSPGQYRKEKGAGRNG; encoded by the coding sequence ATGGAAATGGAAGCGAAGTTCACGTTCGATGAGATGTGGGAGAAGATCCTGGATTGCGACCGGAAATACGACGGCTTGTTTTTCACGTGCGTGAAAACGACGAAAATCTATTGCCGCCCGTCCTGCCGATCGCGCAAGCTGAAAAAGCGCAACGTGGAATTCTGTTTTTCCATTGAAGAAGCGGAGACTCGCGGATTTCGGGCATGCAAAAGATGCCAGCCTGAAATCGAACAATCGCCTTATGTGGAATTTACACAGCAAGTCATCGCTTTTTTAATGGACCACTACCAGCAAAAAATCGGCTTGGAAGAAGTGGCCGCCCATGTCGGCATGAGCCCGTCATATGTAGACCGGTTGTTCAAGCAGGAAATGGACGAAACGCCGCGTTGTTATTTGGAAAAAATCCGCATCGATAAAGCGGCATATTTACTTGCGAACACCGACAAAACGAATTTGGAGATTTGCCTCGAGACTGGCTTTCAAAGCACGTCTCATTTCTATAAAGTGTTCCGGGATTTGAAACAGCAATCGCCGGGCCAATACCGGAAAGAGAAAGGAGCGGGACGGAATGGATAG
- a CDS encoding ABC transporter permease, producing the protein MHNTKKVAKWEIKRNLKSKSFIIGLFLTPLIFLAFLLLPELFSSDDEPATTTVYVNDQLGVYEQLEAAAANTEWNMELTNSTPQEAEEALEEGTDAAYIFIGEQSVESGTVPVYTNDETSDAFMDEVQQLGGPLQMVQIEQLGLTAEEAGTVAQGIVFEDASNEPEQAGLFSEAMLERVVPGAFAAVVMLSIVFTGMAIFQSASQEKKDKIAEIILSSLTPAELMQGKIIGYFVLGIIQVVVYVLIALPVLIWRVDVPIVEYLFVPELLVLLLIAILGYLLYAALFVGIGATMADISTAGNFQEWS; encoded by the coding sequence ATGCATAACACGAAGAAAGTCGCGAAATGGGAAATCAAACGCAACCTGAAAAGCAAATCGTTTATCATCGGCCTGTTTCTGACTCCGCTCATTTTCCTGGCATTCTTATTACTGCCTGAATTGTTCAGTTCAGACGATGAACCGGCAACGACGACGGTTTATGTCAACGACCAACTCGGTGTCTACGAACAATTGGAAGCAGCTGCAGCGAACACCGAATGGAACATGGAACTGACTAACAGTACCCCACAGGAAGCCGAGGAGGCACTTGAAGAAGGCACGGACGCTGCCTATATTTTCATCGGCGAACAATCGGTCGAAAGCGGCACGGTGCCTGTCTATACGAACGACGAAACCAGTGACGCCTTCATGGATGAAGTCCAGCAGCTCGGCGGGCCATTGCAAATGGTGCAAATCGAGCAGCTCGGCCTGACGGCGGAAGAAGCAGGGACAGTCGCACAAGGCATCGTCTTTGAAGACGCATCGAATGAACCGGAACAAGCTGGCTTGTTCAGTGAGGCGATGCTCGAGCGCGTCGTGCCTGGTGCATTTGCGGCGGTCGTTATGTTGTCGATCGTCTTCACAGGCATGGCGATATTCCAAAGTGCTTCGCAGGAGAAGAAAGACAAAATAGCAGAAATTATCCTGTCATCATTGACGCCGGCAGAGCTGATGCAGGGTAAAATCATTGGCTATTTCGTACTCGGCATCATCCAAGTGGTGGTCTATGTGTTGATTGCGCTACCAGTGCTCATTTGGCGAGTCGATGTTCCAATCGTCGAGTATTTGTTTGTCCCTGAATTGCTGGTGCTATTGCTCATCGCCATTCTCGGCTACCTATTGTATGCAGCATTATTTGTCGGAATTGGCGCAACGATGGCCGACATCTCGACTGCAGGGAATTTCCAGGAATGGTCATGA
- a CDS encoding SDR family oxidoreductase, with product MANEKILITGAGTGFGKNIAFSLAEKGKSVIAGVEIISQVSALEQEAKERGVSMQIEKLDVTNPKDREKAWGWDIDVLVNNAAVSEGGSLVDIPEENLRHQFEVNVFGPVLLTKGFARQMVERKSGRIVFVSSVSGLMADPLMGPYCGTKHATEAFADSLSKELQEFNVEVATINPGPYLTGFNDREFETWKTGSLIWKTQSSTTRKPLSLRAIRSERSHRTVGKSDSWRDESIPQRHSGKMIPQVKERMEAMWSKTTTEGLGERDETVQKSYEIEPGTPAE from the coding sequence ATGGCAAACGAAAAAATACTAATCACAGGTGCTGGCACCGGATTCGGCAAAAATATTGCGTTCAGCTTGGCGGAAAAAGGCAAATCCGTCATCGCGGGTGTTGAAATCATTTCACAGGTTTCTGCTTTGGAACAGGAAGCGAAAGAGCGCGGCGTATCGATGCAAATCGAAAAATTGGACGTCACGAACCCGAAAGACCGCGAAAAAGCATGGGGCTGGGACATTGATGTCTTGGTAAACAATGCGGCAGTATCTGAAGGCGGATCGCTCGTCGACATCCCGGAAGAAAACCTGCGCCACCAATTCGAGGTCAATGTATTCGGCCCGGTATTATTGACGAAAGGCTTTGCGCGTCAAATGGTGGAAAGAAAATCCGGCCGCATCGTCTTCGTCTCTTCTGTATCCGGCTTGATGGCAGACCCGTTGATGGGGCCTTATTGCGGCACGAAACATGCGACTGAAGCTTTCGCAGATTCCTTGAGCAAAGAGCTGCAGGAGTTCAATGTGGAAGTAGCGACGATCAACCCAGGGCCATATTTGACAGGCTTTAATGACCGCGAGTTCGAAACGTGGAAAACTGGCAGTCTGATTTGGAAAACACAGTCTTCGACTACGAGAAAGCCGCTTTCCTTACGAGCAATTCGATCCGAAAGAAGTCACCGAACCGTCGGTAAAAGTGATTCTTGGCGAGACGAATCAATACCGCAACGTCATTCCGGAAAAATGATTCCACAAGTGAAAGAACGCATGGAAGCCATGTGGAGCAAAACGACTACTGAAGGACTGGGCGAGCGCGACGAAACCGTCCAGAAATCGTACGAGATTGAACCAGGCACTCCAGCTGAATAA
- a CDS encoding ABC transporter ATP-binding protein: protein METMLTVERLGKSFKDKQIISNISFEVKQGEIMALLGPNGAGKSTTIRNIMGIMYPDEGAITFRNSTNNEIPRNKIGYLPEERGLYKNVKVMDILLYLAELKDYPLNRAKERALEYLKKFGLEGKDNVSVEELSKGMGQKVQFIASILHEPELLILDEPFSGLDPVSQELFKDEIRSLAKNGTAILLSSHQMNLVEEMADRLFLIHRGTKVISGSLSEVKKEYANFKCTIHGSNSHQVLESLPEVERIEHSEEAAVLYLSKRVQPAIWLRNLPEQLDVQELSIDRISLHEIFIDIATDKNLLKEAGELHA, encoded by the coding sequence ATGGAAACGATGCTCACCGTAGAAAGATTGGGGAAATCCTTCAAAGACAAGCAAATCATCTCAAATATCTCGTTTGAAGTGAAACAAGGGGAAATCATGGCGCTGCTCGGGCCGAACGGGGCAGGTAAATCGACGACAATCCGCAATATCATGGGCATCATGTATCCGGATGAAGGGGCCATCACGTTCCGCAATAGTACAAATAACGAGATCCCCCGCAATAAAATCGGCTATTTGCCGGAAGAGCGGGGCTTGTACAAAAACGTCAAAGTGATGGATATCCTGCTGTACCTGGCAGAGTTGAAGGATTATCCGTTGAACCGCGCCAAAGAACGTGCGCTGGAATATTTGAAGAAATTCGGCTTGGAGGGCAAGGACAATGTGTCGGTCGAGGAATTATCGAAAGGGATGGGGCAGAAAGTGCAATTTATCGCCTCCATTCTCCACGAGCCGGAACTGCTCATTTTGGATGAACCGTTTTCAGGGCTCGACCCGGTCAGCCAGGAGTTATTCAAAGATGAAATTCGCTCGTTGGCCAAAAACGGCACGGCGATCTTATTGTCTTCGCACCAGATGAATCTCGTCGAGGAAATGGCGGACCGCTTATTCTTGATCCATCGCGGAACCAAAGTCATCTCGGGAAGCTTAAGTGAAGTGAAAAAGGAATACGCCAATTTTAAATGCACCATCCATGGAAGCAATAGCCATCAAGTGTTGGAAAGCTTACCGGAAGTGGAACGGATCGAACATAGCGAGGAAGCGGCGGTGCTGTACTTGTCGAAACGTGTGCAACCCGCGATTTGGTTGAGAAATCTGCCGGAACAACTCGACGTCCAGGAACTGTCCATCGATCGGATTTCCCTCCATGAAATCTTCATCGACATCGCCACGGACAAAAACCTATTGAAGGAAGCGGGTGAGTTGCATGCATAA